Within Odontesthes bonariensis isolate fOdoBon6 chromosome 16, fOdoBon6.hap1, whole genome shotgun sequence, the genomic segment CAAAGATTGCCATTAATAAACTATACTGCAGGAGACGAGCCGTGGCACTGCCAATCACAGGCGCCATCTTTTTGAAGACCAAGTAAGTCTTTTTACGTCACACGTTTTAACCTCCGCTGCTGCACGCCATAACATAGTTTTCCTACTAAGAAAGCCAGGGCCAAGCAACTTTTTGGTTAACATTCTTTTCACCTCATCAGAGTGGTCAGCAACCGACCAACTCTGACAGTTGGACGATTTTGTCATTCTGTACGGTGAAGTTCCCGTTTCTCGGTGGAAAGAAACGACCGACCAAGTAACTGAAAAGTCCACGAAAGTCATCCACAACCAAGGAAGGCCCTGAGAGCGGAACCGAGAGAAATCCCCTTGGATCCCGCGTGGCTACCACCTgctgtgttccgagctgactaaacagGACTTTAGTAAAGTAAGGTCGACCCGTTTTTCATCTTACAGGCGGTTAGATGGATGTCGCGAGACTTTCACTATTAGAATGATAAATGTAtccaagatgtcagtctttagcttcaaatagtaagccaaccttaactatttgaataaatccggtatctctccattccccataatttattttcaattcactAAGTGTTGTATATAATCACGCATTTTCaacgcatctcctgtttgttttaaggttcatgtctttagtcatatcgttttaataaatagttcatatatctatatatatatgtataatcaTAAATTTATCTGAAGCAGCTTACAAATAATAACATGCAGActtcagtattgtaaaatacaaaccTGATGTAACCAATAAATTGACTTGTGAATAAATTACCTGTTTAATCTAGAATAATCATGGAAGGATAAGCTTCAGCATGGCCTGTACCACCAACAGATTGAAGAAAGGGGCTGATATTGATGAGATGTCTCAGTGGCTAGAAACGTTGGTCTAAAAGGCAACATGTGGACACTAATTGTGGCAGCACAAGAACAGGTGCTGAGCATAACAGCAATAGAAACTACCACAACAGACAGGCCTCCAGGTGCAGGCAATTCAAAAAAATCCAAGAGACAGTCCAGGTTCTTCTTGGTATCACAAGAGCTTAAAAATAAGAGCCCAAAAGGAATAGGtcacatatatacataaaagcatccacccatccattgtCTTCTGCTTATCCTAAGTCCGGTTGCGGAGGCAACGggttcaggagagaaacccagacatccctctgcCATGCGACAGCTACTCCTGGGGGATCCCGAAgcattcccaggccagaagggatATATAATTCCTGCAGTGAGGTCTCTTCCTAGTCGGATGTCCCCGGAAAACCTCCTATGGGAGGCGACCAGGAAGCATCCTGACCAGATGCACGAAACAACTTCAGCTGATTTCTTTcaatgtggaggagcagcggctctactccgAGCTCCTTCCAGATGGCCAAGTTCCACACCCTATTTCTCTAAAATTGAGCTCAGCCACCCTTAAAGGAAACCCATTTAAGCCGCTCAATGTCATTCTTTTGGTTACTACCAGTGGCGGCTGGCCCATAGGTAGCGCTGGGGCGCCGCCCTCCCCGATAAGTGgagggaaaatgtaaaacatatttttccaaatttagtTAAAAATGTCGGTTTACACATTAGTGTGTGCCTACATGCAATATGAATGATATACACTTCATTTCCCACCTACTGACATTCATTCACTAGTGAATTTCCACAAACTCATATAGTTTCTGTCATGAGGCGCTGGTCAGAGCGCAGCAGTGTAGCCAAACAGCCAATCGTGTACTGTTGCCAGggcaaatgaataaatatttgGCCAATCAGTGTCGCAGAATTTTATGGTCTTGGGGTGCTAAAAAATATCGCCTCAGCAGCAGATTTCAGATTAAAAAAGGCTTGTGCAGCGCGGTAAATCAGCGGGATGATGGCGAACTTCACGATCGAGGTGCAGCTTCCACCGAATTCAGTGAGATCCTTATTTATCTACATGTTTGCAAGAAGGACAATGGAGGAGAAAATCTGGATTAAGGAGCTGGGACCCGACAAGCCTGACTTCATGATCAACCAGCAGACCAAGGACGAAAATAAAATCTACAACTGGAGTTTTTGCAGGAGTTGGTTTGAGCTCAAGTCGTGGCTGGCAGGCTGTGGAATAGCCAATGCACTTTTCTGTTTTCCCTGCATTCTTTTTAAAAGGGACAAATGTGATTTAAAGTGCACACAGTCAGGACAAACCGACTTGAATCACCTCTCTGAACGCATCAAGAAGCAAGAACAATCAAGAGTTCATTTGGAAAACTGCGTCAAACAAGCTGTGCTCGGAAACATAAGCATAGCAGCGCAGCTTGATGAGGGACACCGCGTTGCGGTAAGAAGGCACAATGAAATGTATTGTCACATCACCAGCCACCACTGGTCACTACCCAGATCTCAGCTTAGCtccctcattactgctgacaaAGCCCCAATTCATCCGTCCATCTCTCAATCCAGTTTACCATCACTGAAAATAATATCCAGAGATAATTAAAGTCCATCGCCTGTGGAAGGGACTTCAGATTCCATGTTCCCAACCTCCCCCGGTATGTGAGAAATATTCCGTCGAAGGTGCGGGATAAAAACCTTGTGGACTGGGTGCTCCACCATATATATATACCCATTTCACCCTCACTATTCGTTTGGGCATACCAAATCTGTCCGGCAGTCTCACCTGCCAACAGATCCAACTCACCCCCTGGTCATGATCAGTCGACAGTTCTACCTCTTTCCTCACCCAAGTGTCCAAGACATATGGCCGCAGGTCTGATGACACAACTACAAAGTCGATAATTGACCTTTGACCAAAGGTGGCCTGGTACCAGGTACACAAATGGACCATCTTATGCTCCACCATTTGCTCGAAAGTGGTCTTTGTAATGGACAATCCATGACCAGCACAGAAGtcccaaaacaaaacaccactcggATTCAGATCAGGGAGGCCTTTCCTCCAATTACGCCGATCGAGGTCACTCCATTATTGTCATCATGGGCATTGGAATTCCCAGGATGCCACCCAGATCCAAGAGAGTCCAAGAAGGCTGAGAAATCTGAGATGTTGTGAGGTGTAtatgcacaaacaacagtcagatcCTTTCCTCCTGTAACTTGCAGCTACAGTGAGGTGACCCTCTTGCTTACTGGGGGAGAACTCTGATACAGAGGCGCTCAGCCAGGGGTTGTGAGTATCCCCGTACAAGCACTACGCCTCTCTCcatgggcaactccagagtgtgAGAGAGTCCAGCTCATCTCTAGAAGTTCTAGAACCAACACTGTGCATGAAGCCCAAGTATATCTAATTAATACTGCTCCACCTCACACACCCGTTTAGGCTCTTTCCCCCCCAGTGAAGTAAGTTCCATGTCCCAAAAGTCAGTTTGCAAAGCAAGGGATTGGTACACCCGCTTTTgcctgccgcccagctcacatgacACCAACTAATGTTTCCTACCAGTGAGTGGTGGGCAGACATGGAGGTGGCTTCTTCTTCTGAGCCTGAATGAGGCCAAGGAGCCAAGAGCTCCGCCCCAGGACCTGGCACCAGAGGTTATCCTTTATCCCttttctctttactttgtagTTTCTGTTGTTTAACATATCCTTTGGCAtaccagagagaaaaaaacattgttcaaagaCGGTGGATCCAGAAGaatatttttttcagaaaaaaaaaataaatgtattagtGGAATGAGATTTACTAGAAAGATTGAACATTAAACTGAATTTTGACTACATCAGGGGTCTCCAACACGTCGCTCGCGCCGCCCCTTTCCAAGTAGCTCGCCAAAGGGCCAATGAATCAtacattaatttgaaaacttaatTGGTCTCTCGGCAAATCTTGATGAGTCAGTGGTGATGTGAGATTCTCACATCACCACTGACCAGCGACTGGTCACTGACCAGCGACCGCAAATttaatttgctcccgggctagtctagtcacttgtggtcgttttgcgaggctgaaaatcgaaacttaatcaggccaatcaaatcgtgaggagcggggtcggaggctgggctacctagtgacgacagaggtgctacgtttcagtgtgtagttccagagagaggtaaacagtgGCTGCGCCCAGCCAACAGGctttcgagttggctttggcagcaactctagaagatttaaatataaatttttctttgcgagacgaacagataactgcacttaagtttttcttgaaaaaaaaggacgttttcggagttttgctcaccgggtacggtaaaagtttaatttaccagcttgctctgttggtgggacgacgctctgattggttgttgcgccatcctattgcgtggcgttgagtgcagaggcaacttgacaGACAACCGTACAGCGTCAATAAAAGCTGTACAGGTCTGGCTTGCTAAGCCAGTGAGAAGGAGTTTACGATGGCGACaacatgatcagtgctgtcgttcagtgcaaaactgtcattgtacattcagcaagtgaaaagcagaagatttcagcacttcccctctatctcaaagatgctggacagtcacacaggtgcagccagcgttttaaatgtgtccaagtattgtgacctcttatcaaggcttgaacaggagtttgctgacagattcagtgactttgagaaacttgagcCCTGTGTGACATTTATGGCCAACCCTTTCATGAATGTGGACATAAGTGAGATTTCAGGACAGATGGCTGAACTTTTCTGTGTTGATCCTGTAGAAATGGAAATGGAGGttataaaccttcaaaacaatgtgcagttaaagtctcagcagcattcacagcatttctggagcttggtagagccaTATGATGATGAaaatcttcaccaagcagctctgaaaatgtctgctttgtttgggtctacatacctctgtgagtcagctttttctgacatgaatgtcgtgaaatcaaagctcagaacgagactgactgatgaacatttaaatgactccATTAGAGTGAACTTAAGTGGATACACTCCAACATACACCTCTCTTGTTGACTCCTTGCAGTGTCAGTCATCTCACTAGCTAAAAAGGCTGAACTtctgaacacattcacacacacacacacacacacacacacacacaccttcactgctcaacattgaactgaactaaatggtttttattgtgaatgcaatttttgttctttatttttgtgatgttttaatacagaatgtgagatgtggacagtaacatattgtaaatgttcaggaaaagaaggcttattgagtttgtttgttcaaaatgagcgatgataataaatgttacaaaataCGAGTAGCTctcggccatttttattttgtgaaagtagctctcagagggaaaaaggttggagacccctgGACTACATTGTTTCTATGAAAGGAATTTCAATTTCTAATAATCAAATGTTGATTTCAGAAATGTTTGAACATCTTGGTAATGCTTTATGATTCTaaaaagtacagatacttgatATTACTATTATTTAGAAGTTTAAATTGGTTGATTTTTATGAAGTTGACCTCACTGATGTCAACACCAGAATGCAACAATAAAGCTTTCTACACCGTTATCCTTGAATAGTATTTAAGACTTCAAATGTGaagcgcccccccccccagtcccGGCTATGGTTCCCGGGACTAGGCCCCCATAGGTAGTCACATGAAAAGTACCCTGGTCTCCATGCATACGTAAAGGTCAAGTCTGTTGAGCCATCAAAGAAGGCCGCTGGGAGTGTGGTCATCCAGTGGACAGAGAAGTCAAGAAGGGTGGTTTGACCGCAGAGACAGCATCTGGCAACCAAGCTGTAATAACCTGCCCAATTGTAGGCAAAGGCCTACCGTGCACTACACAACACTACTGACAAGTGATGTAAAGGGTCTCATCTTGTACAGCACTTTTCTAGTcaagctgaccactcaaagctacatgcacccattcactcacacaggcTACAGATTGATACACAGGTGGATGTATTGCAGCATAGTGTGTTGATCACCATGGACACTTTGACCACAAAATCTAGGAGTTGAACCTCTAAACTTCTGATTGGCagacgactgctcttcctcctgagctatgGCCGCCCCAAGGATGTCATCAGAGGTGTGTGTGGCCAGAGAACAGATATAGTATGTGAGGCAAGAGTAAATCAAGCAGACCAGCTCTGCCCACTAAAATGTGCAAAAGAGGTATGTTGGTGGGTTTGACTTAACAAAACTTAACAAACTCTGTCACCATTTCGGCTCTGAAGATGAAATGTTGTTGttactgaaaaaaatgttttcttactatgttgttcttgtgttttaaatTCAGATGTACTTAATGTTTCTTTAATATGTCTTTCATTAATCAAACTCAGACCAACACCACCGCTGAGTTCCAGCGTCAGGGATTACTATTCATTGTGTTACTTACCACTATAACAACACTACTATGCtgtgtgtttctctttgttaatgGGACCATGTTGTTCACTTTGAAGAGTAAACCGGTGTTTCGGGAGACCTCTCGTTTTATTCTTCTGCATACCCTTCTTTTTGCAGACACTGTGCAGTTGGCAGACAGTCAGACATTGTTTTTAATGTCAGCTTTGGGAGTAAAAGTGCTGTATCCAGTGTGTGCTGCTCTAACAGTACTTTATATTCTTCCATATGGTGTCTCTTTTCTCACACTGGTGTTGATGTGTCTGGAGAGATATGTAGCTGTGTGCTATCCACTACGGCACGCTGCCATCATCACCACTAGAAACACAGGTGTAGCTATTTGTGTGCTTTGGACCTTTAGTTCACTAAGTTGTCTTATTCAACTAACCCTGATGTTAAATGTTAGCTTGGAAGAAATGAAGCGTATGCAAATGAAAGACTATTGTGGCAAAGAAAGTGTGTTTCTTAATCCAAGATCTAATCTTTATGACAAGGCATCCACTTATTTTCTGTTTGCATTAGCAGGTGTCACCGTCACTTTCTCCTATTTTGGTATCATTGTAGCAGCCAGGTCGGCTTCCACAGACAAAGCTTCAGCCAAGAAGGCCCTTAAAACACTGCTGATGCATCTGTTGCAGCTGGGCCTCAGTATGTCCTCCACTGTACACAGCACACTGATCATAGTTGTATCCACAAATCTAGACAGGGTCATAGCTGTGAACATCCAGGTCcttctttatgtttgtctcAATGTCATTCCCAAATGTTTGAGTTCCCTCATCTATGGTCTCAGAGACCAGACTATCAGACCTGTCCTCATGCTCAATCTCAGTTGTCGGTGCAGAAGCTTATCTGTGATCTCTGTGGTCCAAACGAGTGCTAAAATCTGACGATTTTCCACTAAATTACCGTGAATTTGTTCATTAACAAATATTACGTCCATCTTACTCACAAAGGTTTTAAATCTAACTGTGGAAAACTCAAATGTGCAGATTTTATTCATGTGTGAATACTGAAATATACTCAAATAAATCTGTCATTCAAAACTTAATACTTGCTCCTGCTGAACTGTGTATTGTTGTGAAACACCACTTAAAATAAGTGAACCTTAATCTCATACCTGCAACATTAATCAGAAACATGTTTGCAGCAGGATTTTttataaacattaaaaataaatcagataTTTTCACTTAGGTGTGTACTGTATGTCTAATAAGTTATGCTTTCAAACAAAACTGCCTGATTTAGTAAATAAATGGAGGGAAGAggaaaatatgtattttttgtGATTTGGTTGAACTGACGTGTCTGATTATATCACATATGCCATGTTTCTCTGTAGAAAATGTGCAGCTCACTATTCTTACATTATGTGTCATCACATTATGTTCCTGTAAATGATTTTAAGTGCACTGAACTCTGAACTGTCAGCTTCACTGAAAGAAATATAAAGTCAAAGATtattaaactttttaaactaCATCTAAGATTTACATATACATGAAGCAATAACTGGACATTAACCTCAGTGTAATCTGGTCACAAGATAAACATTTAAGTGATTAAACACGGGAGTACAGAAAACAATTTGTGTACTTTCCAACTGGTCACAGTTTTGTTAATTAGATAGATTTCATAATGATCATGAAGTGCAGGCCTTTGAAGTTCATATTTGGGGGACAATAAGGGAGAGAACCTGCTGTTTAAAGACCTAACCACCTTAAACTTTACTATTTTACTTTACTGCTTATTCAAAACAGAAATTATCATAATTATAATTAATTTTCTTATTATCATAAGAAAAACAATTAAGGTAAACATTCCGAATTCCAGATACAAGATGAAGGTCATCATCATAAATGTCCTTTGGAAAAACTTGTTCATCAAAATTGCGTATCTTTCGAGCACTATTTTTTAGGGACTTCTCTTAAGCTATGAATTCCTGACACATGCAATAGGTCAGTTATTTCTGATTCTTAGCGCAAATAATCTAGTTGCAGTTATTTCATCAATCTTGGGAAGATTAAGTTAAGAGAGGTTTATCAGGAAATATTCTTCAGATTAGGACAggagtttatttatttgtttgcaatttgtaaaaaataaatcatatgAAACCTTCCTCTGTTTTCAGTCCACAATTCGGAGCCATTGTGACAGAAAAATGTGGCCAAATCATAGACCCAGTAGAATCTGACCAGGAATTCTCCACTTGAAATTTCAAACAAGCCATCACCAAACCAGGCATCTTTCATGGGCAGTATGTACAAGTGCTTCAATCCCTTTTACAGAACCAACATACTAGTTAGAGTCAATTGGCTCCACTAAACAAATGTTTGTCATCGTATCTCTGTGTCTCTACCTGTCCATAAGCCATTAACACAGCTCTCTTCACAGTCAGTCCCCATTCATAGTGAGAGAGGCTCACATGCCTGATCCTAAGTCCTATAACGGAGATCTTGGAAGATTTTAGGGCTTTCTCCACTAGTATACATATATTATACAtcaaagtgcaacttgaagggttaggggttagggttaaactaaagccttaaattattccaaaggcaatacagataaGCACaccacacaaagtaaaagaatgttcacattcaaattggctaaatgcaaagtctaaccaaagccacacagagacttgaaacccatatgggcaaacacaggtgaggccaccgtggaaactgcggacaaaccaaCTTGGGACCcatatctgcagcccaaatttaaaccttatgggccccacatggacatgctggctgggtaTACATTTAAC encodes:
- the LOC142401893 gene encoding odorant receptor 131-2-like, which translates into the protein MSFINQTQTNTTAEFQRQGLLFIVLLTTITTLLCCVFLFVNGTMLFTLKSKPVFRETSRFILLHTLLFADTVQLADSQTLFLMSALGVKVLYPVCAALTVLYILPYGVSFLTLVLMCLERYVAVCYPLRHAAIITTRNTGVAICVLWTFSSLSCLIQLTLMLNVSLEEMKRMQMKDYCGKESVFLNPRSNLYDKASTYFLFALAGVTVTFSYFGIIVAARSASTDKASAKKALKTLLMHLLQLGLSMSSTVHSTLIIVVSTNLDRVIAVNIQVLLYVCLNVIPKCLSSLIYGLRDQTIRPVLMLNLSCRCRSLSVISVVQTSAKI